The genomic stretch tccacaagtctatattattgctgtttcactctctattttgacagagtttcattATTATAGAATAATTGTcctttttcctgtccaatattctcaatatTTATCGAGAAATTctatggacaagtttgggtaaccgtgtgagtcaatcacgaatttatatatttattacctttaatacaaacaattctcatttatactgggatatgatttgatcacaaaataaatggtctcctaatatctgggacaatAAATATGACAaactggtcataaataatcgtataaaagtacctgagtctttggggatccgcgggtacgcaatatattttaattatcacgagctggatatctctccgAGATCATACTTCGACagccatttgaatatcatgagctcgtgcttcataaccttcatgtctgtagctcgAATTAAACCCaagacgcctaacaccacacgtgcccatgtgaaacCGGAGTTGCTTACATGgataataaacatatatcatttccttggttatttctctgtatatttatttgatagctgtacccgagctgagtgaaggactcgtgctgaaattaggatacaacatttggcccccaagtccctgctcgtggttcatgtcatcaccttctgacctacacaataggggcttttagacttctgttgcattaaaccatgcttgcccactactcgagtactggacacgtagTATACCACAATTGGTgtttgttcgggtttcgaggccTATAATAATTGTCTTGTAACCTTTTTGTTGTCGTTTTGTCTTTTTAACCATGGCCTTTGGATCTTGTACTAACTAAATtagatggcccaaattaatttatTCCGTTTACGTATTAATAGGGTAGGCAATCTTCAAGTTTCATCACCTTTCATTTtaaatttttctatattttccCTCTTCAGTATTTCCGaatccttcttctttctcagaaatACCCAAAAACCGTTCGTTGCACCCagttactcaggagtcttccaggaactttCCCCTGCAAATTTTACTTCTTTTTATTGAAAATCATACTGTAAGTACCTCatcttttttttatcaagaaaaagGAATTTATTGATCAAACACACCGATTACAACCAGAAAACAAACAGAGCAAACACAGCTCTCAAACACATTGAATACAACCAGAAAACAAATAGAGCAAACACAGCTCTCAATCAATACAGACTAGACAAGAATTGAGTCATTTGAATAGCTCTGGAAGTCCTAGCCTTAGATCGAAGCTTTAAGCCAATTAATCTAGCTGAAACAGAGGTTTTAATTAGACTAGTTACAGTAGAAACCATAAAACAACTACTGTCAAAATGGCATCTGTTCCGAGTAAGCCATATGTAATAAACTGAAGCTGCTAGAGCTGCAATAGTGATCTGGTATGTAATGTTATTCCTGTCAGCCTCCAGCCAACTGCACCAGTCTGTAAAGATAGGAGGCCAACAGAACCCTTGTAACCATTCAAAAACAACCTGCACAACTCTCCTAGAAAAAACACactcaaaaaataaatgagaGTGATTTTCAGGCAATAGATCACAAATCGGGCACAATAGGGAGGGAAGGGGAACGTGACAGTAGCTTAACAGATCTCTAGTTGCCAATTTTTGAAGGACCTCTTGCCAAAGAATGAATTTGTGATTAGGCACTGAAGTAGAACACCAGACTGAATTCATGAAAGGCTTTGGGCTGCTGGACAAAACCAAATGATACAATCTAGACAAGATCAGCTTTCCATTAGCTGAAGCAGAAACCAGCAAAGAAAAAGGGAAATCTTTGCTAATCTTAATCAATTTTTTCCAATACCAACTGGCATCCGGATGCAACTTGTAATCCCAAATCTGAATCCCTTTCAAGTAAATACAGTTAACCCATTTTACCCAGAGCAAATCCTGTTTAGAAGAGATAGCCCAAATGAATTTAGATAATAGCATTCTATTCCATAGAGGCCCCTCCTTGAAACCTAACCCACCATGACTCTTAGGGCAGCAAACTAGCTCCCAAGATGTAAGATGAAATTTGCTCCTATTTCCTTTACCTCCCCAAAGAAATATTCTGCAAAGATGATCAATCTCCTTGAGGACACTCTTAGGTAAAAGGAAGATGCTCATCCAGTAGTTCCTAATACCCAACAAAATAGATTGGATCAACTGCACCCGCCCTGCATAGGAAAGGTTCCTACTAGCCCAAACACAAAGTCTCTGTCTAACCTTCTTTAGAATTAAGTCACAGTCCATTGCCTTCCACTTCGTTGGTCTCAAAGGCAGACCAAGATAAGTCATGGGAAACTCACCTTCTTTCAGCTAAAAAATATTCAGTAAACCAGCTTTATCTTGGTCCGAAACCCCACCAAAATATACTCTGGATTTGCTTTTATTGATAACCAGACCTGAAGCTGCTGAAAACTCCTCTAAAGAATGCTGAATAATGTGAATGGAGCTAGAATTTGCTTTACACACAACAAGTAAGTCATCAGTGAAACAcagattaattaaatttaaagatTTATAAAGCGGATGGAATTTGAAACCTTTTCCTTTAGCTGCTTGAAGTAAGGAACGAGTGAGATACTCCATAACTATGACAAATAGTAACGGAGAAATGGGATCGCCTTGGCGAAGACCTTTACCTCCTTGAAAGTTACCATGAAGGCGGCCATTCAACATAAGGCAATAGGAAGCACCTCTCATACAAGTCATGATCCATCTTATGAAGCGATCAGGAAATTTAAAAGCTTTCAGCAAGTTTTCAAGAAAGTCCCAATCAATTGAGTCATAGGCTTTGCTCAAGTCAATCTTCATTAAGCAACGAGGAGAGCTATACTTCCTTTTGTAACCCTTTAAGAGATCTTGAAGAATTAAGACATTATGAGCAAGAGATCTGTCTTTTATAAACGCCCCTTGGTTTTGGTTAACCAACTTTGGAAGAATACCAGACACTCTATAACAAAGCATTTTGGAAATGCATTTATAAAGAGTAGTGCAGCAGGTGATTGGCCTAAAGTCAGCAGCTGTTTTCGGATGGTCCATCTTAGGGATAAGAGTTAAAATAGTGCTATTCATTGCTTTAGGAATAATCCCAGAATCAAAAAATTCAAGAACAGCCTTAGAAATCTCCTTCCCCATGTCTTTCCATAAGCTTTTGAAGAATCCCGCCCCAAAACTATCTGGACCTGGTCTTTTAATAGAGCTGATACAAAACAAAGTTGTTTTAACCTCTTTGTTTGAGAAAGGTTTGATGAGAGCCAACTGGTCTTCAACACTCAAAACAGGTCCCAAATCTGTTATAACATAATCAACTTTCCCTGAAGCTTTATTAGAACAACCCAGGACTGATTTAAAATGGTTAATAAAGTGAGAAATTACCTTAGGATAACTGTCCTCAACTTTACCATCTTCAGATATATAAGAAGTAATCCTATTAGCTCTCTTCCATTGCTTTATATAGGCATGAAAGTAAGAAGAATTTTCATTGCCAAATTGGATCCACTCTATCTTACTTTTTTGTCTAAGATTGCTGCCATAAATCTTTTCTTGCTGTTTAAATCTCTGAAAAGCGACTCTCTCTGCTGAAGCTAAAATCTGATTCTGAGGGTCAGAGAAAAGATCAGACCGAGCCTTTTGAAACTCAGTTTTACAGTCTTCATAGCTTCTAGCCACATCCCCAATAATTCTCCAATTGAACTTTTTCAAATCATGCTTCAGACGCACAAGTTTCCAGTACACTTGATCAAGCCCACTTCCTTTGATTCTAAGATCCTTGTTCCAGTTAGTTAGGACAATAGATCTAAATTGTGGATGACTAATACCAGATTGCTTCAGAAATATAGCACAGTGGTCAAAAGACACTTCCCAACTAGCAACAGCAATAACAGACGGAAAAACATCCAGCCAGTCCTCATTGACAAAAACTCTATCTAGCTTAGAGTAAATTCGATTATCCCCTTCTTGATTATTAGACCAGGTGTAAAAAGTACCCAGTAATTTCATTTCTTCCACCAGACCAAGATCAAGCCAATTTCTAGCATCTTCAAGCTCTTTATGCAAAATACACCTGCCACCTCATCTATCATTTGGGTCAAAAGCAGCGTTAAAATCTCCCATAATAAGCCAAGGTTTAATTGGTAGAGGCAAAGTGGACAATTCTGACCAGAGCAGTTTCCTAGTATCCAATTGATTTGATCCATACACCACTGTGAAGCAAAACTTCTAACCAGTGATACAGAATCTAACTTTACAGTGCAGAAATTGAGAATGGTATTTGATGACTTCCACCTTGACCCAACTTTCCTTCCATATCAAAAGAATTCTGCCCTCTACCCTTATACTGTTATGATAATTCCATCCCTGAAAGCAAGTTCCCATAGCATCCTTCAGTTTATcaccttttatttttgtttctagtagagctCCAATACCAATCTTATTAATCCGCGAGACTTCCAAAACAACCACCTGTTTACTCTTCTTATTTATAcccctaacattccaactcaTTATGTTGAAATTGTCCATTCAAATTCAATAAAACTGAAGGGTCATTGAGGAATTTCTTCTGTTCCTGAAGAACACTGAACGTATTCTTACTATTCTGATCTATGACAAGGGATTTCGACTTAACTGTACCTGGGTTTTTTGGGGTAGTCCAACCTTGGTCCTTAGGAAGCTCCATGCTTCCTAAGGACCTCAtcttttggttttgaagaaaTTATTCTTTTACtggtcttcttttttttttcttttttcttttcaccATGCTCATCCGCACTTCACCGTAATCAATATTAGGCTATTTCCCAAATGTTTTTAGCAAATAGGCTTCAACTTAGATTTAAtgagtaggtcctaaaatatctttggaactacgacattcataaaactgggtaatttatGGATAAAGCTGGGTAATCCATGGcgaatttagaaaatacccattcaggatatagaagatgaaaagtttttagggtccaaaccaggttgcttaggggtcaTGCTTCTTGGGTTGGTTTGCACTAAAAcacctcccaaggaaagtagtggcctcATATACTAACACACCGATCCCTAAATATCatgggtctgttaggaaaccgaggcgcgtaaCTTAGGGTAGCGCGTGACATCACGCGATGAGGATGAGGCTAACTCAGCTTGTACATCAAAAGTAAACCATTCCTCCCGTAATTTTGTGTCGTAACCTTTAAATCCTCTTAGGTCACCTACTAATTAGGTCATTCTATTCGTTAGGTGATCTcatggctcccaagaagaacaCATCCAAGAAGAACGCAACCAGCTAGTCCTCTCAACAAAATAGAAAGGGGAAGGAGGTCACCCCTAAGTCTCCCATTCCCCACTTAGGTCCGGTGGTGGAAAAGGAGGTAGTGTTTGAACCCAACGCCTACTTCGAGGCAGAAAGAATTGTATCCAAGATTACGACCCAGGGGAGGGTGAACAAGATCATGCTGAGCCACAACATCGAGGTCGGGATCGGAGTtctcattgcccgacctgcctTTGAAGGGGAACAGAGCTACTCCCCTCTCCAGGACGATTTCGcagcctggagtgatgaacacttgaaggcaggtgccttccttcTCTTAAACCAATACTTCGCAGATTTTCTGAAtttcgtgaagttggctccattttaACTCCCCCCAAATTCTTGTAGGCTTTTGATGGGACTGGAATACTTggttttgaagcatgagtgggaggttccCACTCCGGCAAATGTATTATATTTCTTTTGCGTCAAAGCCAGCCCGGAATAAAGAGGTCAAGATGATGGGTTCTACTGTCTCACAAGATTACCCAATTTTGCTCCTGTCATCGAGTTCCCAAGCCACCCTtacgactataaagacttgttctttatgtcgaacgggttcCGAAACTATCAACactgatacttcaaccgtcctcgtaagttctttattctctgacctcaacttgtgaaattttattctttccaaGATATTTCCCTGGTACATGTATTAACTGAGTTTATTTCTCATTcatccatatttgcgaggacggcgACGTTcgcgacccttgggggtcagtacgagaaatTTTCTGGGCTGCCCCCAGGGAGAAGGACCACTACCAGATcatgaatgacgtcacgatgctggcgtgcTAGTTGATTGGCGAAGGCGAGATGTTGGCCTTAAGGACCTGGGCTACCCTCCCGGTAATCCATGAGCTCCCACCCTCTCAAGAAGAGGCCGGatgaggaagaggacgaggtgcatCTTGTGCGAAAGAGGTGGGCTCCCGAGGCTGTTCGGGAACCCGATTTAGAGCGAGCTGTGTCAGGGGCAGCAACtggcccctccgaccaaggtaacccatatccttatagggaactagatagggttgttgccgatattaggttagttagatttaacccaaattaGCTCATCCACCATCATCCTCAAAACCCAGACTGTATTAtcaccctgctccagtgtgtAGACCACTTGGTGGTGCGTCATGACAATAGTAACCCTAAGGGCACCATTGTTGTCGATaataccttaaattttaggtctgCCATCGTTGAGGAGTACGGAACCAACCGTAGGACATGGCCTTCTCTACACCAGGGCACCTTTGCCCCTGGTTTTAAGCAGTATGTATatgagtccagccccgaggtagAATTGGAACCTAAACCTCCTAGGATCAAAGAAATACTAGTCGTAGACTCTCCTTCTCCTCCAGTAGCCCCAAGGCCGGAgatcgtgataatagactcctcccccagcccggagggtaggatctttatttatttaccttatgtatgttttttaatttatttgagaaCTAATCCCCTCTTGTTCTTTTCAGGCAAAGAGATGGAACAAACTAGAGCTCCTGACCTCCATACTACTTTCCAGGCCAGGAAAACCAGCTTGGGCCCAGTCGTGAAGAGGCGCAAATTTACGAAGAAGGCCCCTCCGGCAATGAGAAATGTCCCAAAAtctcctgctaaggggaaaggcacgagctcgaCAGCTCCAGTGTCTTCTGTTACTAAGAGGAGGATTccttctcctcctcctccaccttgGTTTGTGCCTCCTCGGGATCAAGTAATACAAGCTaatcctccagctcctcctgcCCCAGCTGCAACCGTCCAAAGACCAGTAGATCCCCAGGATCCAGAGAAAATCCATGAAGCCTTTTGGGGAATCCTTTACGAGACagcgagccacatggtggggcacgcttATAAGGCTAGCTCGAGGGACTTGACGACTATCAAGGAGTGGAGCCTGGAGAACGTCCTGGAGTCAGCCCTCGGGATGAACCTTACAGTAAGTGTGGATATCAGAATTTTAGTCGCTTAAGACCCTgactcgtgaacctcagggtaaAGGCCTAGAAGGCAAGTAGCTAAGGCCGGCCTTGCACCCTGCGCCAAGGCCCTCGTAAGGCATGCACCTCTCTTATAGAGCCTCATTTCATGCACAGGCTTAGGCAGGATCACCACTCAAAATTAACGGCACGTCTCACACTGAGGGTCCCAAGGAGGCGGATATGCCTTTCTAACAATAGATCACCTTACCCATAGATGTCTCGCAAGACACGATCGCCCAAAGGCGCCTCACGCCACGACCatctcgcgaggcatggcctcgccaaggtgACTCGAACATCCGGGTTCGTGCCATGAGAAGAGCCTTGCGCAGCAAGGCACACCACACCTCCACTGGGCAACTGTCTCGTGGCCCCTAAACGACCTCGCCTCTCCTCGAGCGCTCCATGGCACCTCACGCCACCTCCATCttgcgaggcatggcctcgccaaggcgTCTCGCACATCCAGGTCCATAGCATGAGAAGAGCCTCGCGTAGCGAAGTACACCATGCCTCGCCTCGGCAAATGTCTCACAGCCCCCAAACGACCCCGCCTCGCCTCGAGCACCCCAAGGCGCCTCGCGCCACCTCCATCTCGTGAGCCATGGCCTCACCAAGGTGCCGCGTGCATCTGGATCCGCACCCCAACAAGAGCCTGGTGCAGCAAGGCACACCATGCCTCGCTAGGAAAGTGTCTCACGGCCCCCAAACGACCCCACTTCGCCTCGAGCGTCCCAATGCGCCTCACGCCACCTCCATCTCACGatgcatggcctcgccaaggtgTCTCGAGCATCCAGGTCCGTGCCACAAGAGGAGCCTCTCGCAGCGAGGCACACCATGCCTCGCCTAGGCAAGTGTCTCGTGGCCCCCAAACGACCCCGCCTCACCTCGAGTGTCTTACAGCCCCTCGCGCCTACGTCTTGCGCATGGGGACTGTGAGGCATTGGTCTCACGAAGTGAGACCCTCAACTTACACATGGGCGTCAAGTCTTATCGCATATGTATGAGGCCTCGTTGAAAAggccttatctctctctctctgagaTAAGCGCCACCAATAGGGCACCTCTCTTCCCGTGGGTCTCACGGGATGTCAAGTCGAGGACCTCTTTAACATGCGTTAAAGGAAGGATAAGGAAGGTCTCACAACGATTCAACGTGAAGTCAGAAGAGGTACGGAGTGCGTTTGCAAACAGAGAGGAGTCAGAGTACGGACACTATGTAcacaccagacaagtagtggtcgtacgaatgAAGTTCCTATTATGGTCCTTACCAACCAATATCTGACACtcatactaaataagtagtggaggcacatttAGGTACTAAAGTGGTGGCATTCCCACAgatcctgaccatgtaccagagctgacaccatgaccttctgcacaactactacctgtgccacaacaccgatgatgtacccatgtaccatatggtcccccaggaccacaatgtatgataAGCCATTACAGCTCCACTATAAATTGATCCTTACCCCTCAAACAAAGGGGTAGGAAAAATTCTTGTAAGATTAGATTAATCTAAGAGAATTATACGAGTTTTCTTTCTAGTTtttacttgcaattttcctttAAGTTTTTATAAgttcatttgtgttcattagataCTGATTTATgtttttgagttttccatccatattctGTTGACGAGTTCTTGtcgtcaatagtttggcaccgtctgtgggaaggataagtgtcaagccgCAGTTCTTTCACTGATTCTGGTAGAAAAGATGTTGAGATGCTCTAAGCGGTTGAGAGAACCACGGAAGGTTGAGGCACACCTCGATGGAGATCAGCTAAAGGCCTCCATGACAGATCCTCCGCCACACAAAAATGTGAATGCATCAAAGGAGCCCCAGGTTCttgaagatgaaagggaggcctcatccctACCCGTCCCACTTGATGAGAATCGTCCGAAGTCAGCATCTGCCCTCGTGAGAGATACCGACGAGTTCCCGCCCCCAAGGCCGCCACAggtgccgaactccggccggctAGATCTGGGCCAATCGATGCGCAGGCCTGACAAGAATCCTCaagtccattccgtgagcttgaGTTCTAAGTGTAGATTTTAAGAAGAAGAGATACGCGAATTGCAccagaagaaccaaaggctagaaaccaccttagaaaacatgcaagaggtgttgaatgacctACTACAAGGGAAATCAGACATATCTCTTCCTAGGCGAAAAGAGAGTGGTCAAGAGGGGGCAGAAACCACAGTCCCagtggacgatgggaggactcgactctccactagtaatacccctcgGACAAAGCAGCGTGAACACCTTGGGAAGGTGAAGCAGCCCCAGGGGCCAGAGTAAAAGAACAACATTAACCCTCATAATAACGCCGAATTCACCTTTAGGGAGGCGccacctgacctaagagaaaagctcaatagaAGGAGGTCTGAAGTAAGGACAACAACTCCTGTGGCCCCTCCAAAGGGTAGAGAAAATGGAAAGGCCGAACGTACAGAGCTGAGGGTCTCCTTGAATAGGAGGCGATAGGAGCTAGAAACCGAGACGAGGAGCCTTCAGAGCAAGATCATCACGGTGTCTGGGGGGTACATTAccgatgaagagttcgactacgAGTTGCCCTTCATGAGAGAAATCCAGTTGGAATGGCTCCCAAataactttaaagaacctcatatgaccccttatgagggaaaTACGAAACCCAAATATCATCTAGATGTGTTTAATGACCTGATGAAATTGAGAGGAATTAATAGCAGGGTCGGCATCGAGGAGTTTTTCCACTGGCGCTGTCTCCTACCGGGGAACGTCAAGGTCATCAAACTCCTCTACAAAATGAACATAATTACAAATATAAGCATAAGCTCCAAAATAACCAATTCAATGTAAAAGGAAATCAAAATAGAAGTACTTCCTTGGGGATGAGTGAAAGCGTTCACGTACGAAAAGGGGACCttttacgaagaaaaagtcctacttccaggaccccgggtttgaTACAGAACCCTCTATGAGGGAAACCTGGGAATTGGCCTTCTGTAAGAAATataagcctttggatttaggggttGGCATGAGGTTATACATAAAATGCGCCTCTTGATCCGTAGGAGCGCGTTGGTTGAGCTTAGTAAATGCCATGTATAAGCAACTTAGGGTCAGCCAACTTTTAGGCGCCAGTtggagcggagcaaggtcgaagtgATTATGAATCATGATGAAAAACGAGTGCAAAGAAATGGTGCCACCCATTTTCAAGATATGCTCACTCATGGCCATGCACCCCTGGGGGGGATTATCAGCCCGGCAAGTATTGAAAGGAACATACAACTTGTATTCCTTGCCAATGCGATATTTGGTGGATAGCTCCAACAGCCGATTCTCTAACACATTGGACACAATAGAGGACACCAATAAAGGACCAGAATCTTGCACCTCGGAAGCCACCTGTCGCCGCACTCTCTTTGCCATATTtgcaaaaccaaagaaaaaaggTGTGGTAGAAACAGGGCattttaccctccattttttcttcctagcaagggtgtTCCACCAAGGCGCTGAGTGTGGAAGCGCTAAACAATGGTGAATCaaaaacaagggttgaggggaactcGGGATGACCCCATGGCAACCATAAGAATGGGGCCGGAGGTTCAGGTGAAAGATTTCCCTCAATGAGctccaactccatctgtagaTCCAAAATGATCACCCTAAGGTTTTCCatgtggtcactaaggtcaaaggggaaagAAACTCCAACGCCCCTCAAAATTAATTCTATTTCGCTCTTCATTACccagattttatgcctaagttcagccatatgctcaagatgacATATACAGACCTGCCTCAAAGTatcatagtcttggtgagggttgttttcgggggactccgagtctgaagataagtctacaaactagATCCCCGGAGGAGCACCAGatgatccctcacatgccatggaaCCCCGTCTCGTAGGTGATAAGGGTTCATGTGTAAATGAGGGGACACGagcgctctaaatgaccaactacggggtacaaaCAAGGGCATGTAAGTGGATCAACTCACAACGAGCTCCAGCCAAGGAAACCTATCCCGAgtagtgctaatttggacccaataaaataagaaagaaagaaagtataccttatGTAAGAAAAATCAGGCGATGTCGTGGTTGAAGGGAGGTCGAAGGTCAAAAGTACCAGCACGGTCAAAAGGAGGAGAAGGGTCCAAAGCACCGCCGTGATTAAAAAAATGCGAAGGGTAGTAGATTCGCGCCTGCAAAAATGGAGGAGATAGGAGTTTTAGTCCCTAAGGACCTGTGTGGATATtggcataaaataaataaactcaaataataaaagggAAGGACAACCAAAGTGAGGTTATGGGGGATCGAACCCCTTACTTATTGAAAGAAGTAAAGACTCAAAAACAACTAAGCTAAGGAGATAAattgtaaataataggctagatatgaaggcctatttataagaatcataGGCTCATCTTAGCCATCAAATCTGATATCTGATCAATAGTCAAAGAGAGGCCTTGGCACTCACTTTGGGATCCACGAAGCACAACGATAGGCTCACCTTCACTCTCAACATCTCATAATAGTCTCCATCTCCAAAATGTGTTTTTGTATGCCACCAAagtaaagaaacacaaaaacaccACCTACTCTTTGAAGACGCCATATTGAAAAGTCTATCAGAGAATCTAGAGACCCTCCcatagactcgggggcaagtgtggatattGAAATTTTAGTCGCACAAGACCTCgactcgtgaacctcagggtaaAGGCCTCGAAGGCAAGTAGCCAAGGCCGGCCTTGCATCCTGCGCCAAGGGCCTCGTAAGGCATACACCTCTCTTATAGAGCCTTGTTTCATGCACAGGCTCAAGCAGGATCACCC from Humulus lupulus chromosome 5, drHumLupu1.1, whole genome shotgun sequence encodes the following:
- the LOC133779496 gene encoding uncharacterized protein LOC133779496, which codes for MSWNVRGINKKSKQVVVLEVSRINKIGIGALLETKIKGDKLKDAMGTCFQGWNYHNSIRKFCFTVVYGSNQLDTRKLLWCILHKELEDARNWLDLGLVEEMKLLGTFYTWSNNQEGDNRIYSKLDRVFVNEDWLDVFPSVIAVASWEVSFDHCAIFLKQSGISHPQFRSIVLTNWNKDLRIKGSGLDQVYWKLVRLKHDLKKFNWRIIGDVARSYEDCKTEFQKARSDLFSDPQNQILASAERVAFQRFKQQEKIYGSNLRQKSKIEWIQFGNENSSYFHAYIKQWKRANRITSYISEDGKVEDSYPKVISHFINHFKSVLGCSNKASGKVDYVITDLGPVLSVEDQLALIKPFSNKEVKTTLFCISSIKRPGPDSFGAGFFKSLWKDMGKEISKAVLEFFDSGIIPKAMNSTILTLIPKMDHPKTAADFRPITCCTTLYKCISKMLCYRVSGILPKLVNQNQGAFIKDRSLAHNVLILQDLLKGYKRKYSSPRCLMKIDLSKAYDSIDWDFLENLLKAFKFPDRFIRWIMTCMRGASYCLMLNGRLHGNFQGGKGLRQGDPISPLLFVIVMEYLTRSLLQAAKGKANSSSIHIIQHSLEEFSAASGLLKEGEFPMTYLGLPLRPTKWKAMDCDLILKKVRQRLCVWASRNLSYAGRVQLIQSILLGIRNYWMSIFLLPKSVLKEIDHLCRIFLWGGKGNRSKFHLTSWELVCCPKSHGGLGFKEGPLWNRMLLSKFIWAISSKQDLLWVKWVNCIYLKGIQIWDYKLHPDASWYWKKLIKISKDFPFSLLVSASANGKLILSRLYHLVLSSSPKPFMNSVWCSTSVPNHKFILWQEVLQKLATRDLLSYCHVPLPSLLCPICDLLPENHSHLFFECVFSRRVVQVVFEWLQGFCWPPIFTDWCSWLEADRNNITYQITIAALAASVYYIWLTRNRCHFDSSCFMVSTVTSLIKTSVSARLIGLKLRSKARTSRAIQMTQFLSSLY